In Eschrichtius robustus isolate mEscRob2 chromosome 11, mEscRob2.pri, whole genome shotgun sequence, the following proteins share a genomic window:
- the RPS25 gene encoding small ribosomal subunit protein eS25, which produces MPPKDDKKKKDAGKSAKKDKDPVNKSGGKAKKKKWSKGKVRDKLNNLVLFDKATYDKLCKEVPNYKLITPAVVSERLKIRGSLARAALQELLSKGLIKLVSKHRAQVIYTRNTKGGDAPAAGEDA; this is translated from the exons ATG CCGCCCAAGGAtgacaagaagaagaaagatgcCGGAAAGTCGGCCAAGAAAGACAAAGACCCAGTGAACAAATCTGGGGGCAAGGCCAAAAAGAAG AAGTGGTCCAAAGGCAAAGTTCGGGACAAGCTCAATAACCTAGTCTTGTTTGACAAAGCAACATATGACAAACTCTGTAAAGAAGTTCCCAACTATAAGCTTATAACTCCAGCTGTCGTCTCTGAGAGACTGAAGATTCGTGGCTCCTTGGCCAGGGCAGCCCTGCAGGAGCTGCTTAGTAAAG GACTTATTAAACTGGTTTCAAAGCACAGAGCTCAAGTAATTTACACCAGAAATACCAAGGGTGGAGATGCTCCAGCTGCTGGTGAAGATGCATGA
- the TRAPPC4 gene encoding trafficking protein particle complex subunit 4, whose product MAIFSVFVVNKAGGLIYQLDSYAPRAEAEKTFSYPLDLLLKLHDERVLVAFGQRDGIRVGHAVLAINGVDVSGKYTADGKEVLEYLGNPANYPVSIRFGRPRLTSNEKLMLASMFHSLFAIGSQLSPEQGSSGIEMLETDTFKLHCFQTLTGIKFVVLADPRQAGIDSLLRKIYEIYSDFALKNPFYSLEMPIRCELFDQNLKLALEVAEKAGTFGPGS is encoded by the exons ATGGCAATTTTCAGTGTGTTTGTggtgaacaaagctggaggcctcATTTACCAGTTGGACAGCTACGCGCCACGGGCCGAGGCTGAGAAAACTTTCAGTTACCCGCTTGATCTGCTGCTCAAACTGCATGACGAGCGTGTGCTGGTTGCCTTCGGCCAGCGCGACGGCATCCGGG TGGGCCACGCAGTGCTGGCCATCAATGGTGTGGACGTGAGCGGCAAGTACACGGCCGATGGGAAAGAGGTGCTGGAGTACCTGGGCAACCCTGCTAACTACCCGGTGTCCATTCGATTCGGCCGGCCTCGCCTCACCTCCAATGAGAAGCTCATGCTGGCCTCCATGTTCCACTC GCTGTTCGCAATCGGCTCCCAGCTGTCTCCTGAACAGGGCAGCTCAGGCATTGAGATGCTGGAGACAGACACATTCAAACTGCACTGCTTCCAGACATTGACAG GGATAAAGTTTGTGGTGCTGGCGGATCCTAGGCAGGCTGGGATAGATTCTCTTCTCCGAAAGATTTATGAGATTTACTCAGACTTTGCCCTGAAGAATCCATTTTACTCCCTGGAAATGCCCATCAG GTGTGAGCTGTTTGACCAGAACCTGAAGTTAGCCCTGGAGGTGGCCGAGAAGGCTGGAACTTTTGGACCTGGGTCTTAG